One part of the Thermodesulfovibrio sp. 3462-1 genome encodes these proteins:
- a CDS encoding response regulator: protein MKILIVDDEPIIRELILQIIDEIEDIDIQAIEACDGEEGLELIKKEKPDIVLLDIMMPKMSGFEVCRVLQKQPPSWNMKIVMLTAKGQEVDKQTAKELGVKWYVTKPFRIDDIIKLLRELAEEV from the coding sequence TTGAAAATATTAATAGTTGATGATGAACCTATCATAAGAGAATTAATTCTTCAAATAATTGATGAAATAGAGGACATTGATATTCAAGCAATAGAAGCCTGTGACGGAGAAGAAGGTCTTGAATTAATAAAAAAGGAAAAACCTGATATAGTGTTATTAGACATTATGATGCCAAAGATGAGCGGGTTTGAAGTTTGCAGAGTTTTACAAAAACAACCTCCTTCATGGAACATGAAAATTGTTATGCTTACAGCAAAGGGGCAAGAAGTAGACAAACAAACAGCTAAAGAATTAGGAGTTAAGTGGTATGTTACCAAACCATTTAGAATAGATGATATAATAAAACTTTTAAGAGAACTTGCAGAGGAGGTATGA